The DNA segment TTGCTCTCACCACCCCTATCTCCCAGCCATCTGCCCTTCTcttgcctcccacctccccataCCCAATCCATTTAACCTTTTCCTCACTTTTACTCCCCACCTCCTCTGTATCCCAtccattttcccttctctcccacccctgcccctcactCCTAGTTATCCTAGTTTGAAAATCGTACAGTATTTATCTAGAAAAGATTGGAGAAAGATTGCTTTACTCAAAGTAATAAAACATGACTGATAGGTTTATTATTATGACCACAGAATACAAGTTGAAATTATATGGCATATCTTTTCGTCCACTCCCGAGCTAGTTTATTATACTCCTTAAGATCCTTGCGGTAGACCCTCGCAATTTCTGGAACTAGAGGATCATCTGGGTTTGGATCACACAATAGAGAACAGATAGAAAGAAGCACTTTGGAAATTGTAAGTGCCGGTGACCACTGAGAATCCAATATATCTAAACAGATGCTTCCATTTTTGCTAATATTTGGATGGTAGATTTtagtaataaatgaaattttgGGGGGCTTGAAGGGATAATTGGTTGGAAAACGAATGGTCAAGAAAAAGACCCCTCCCTGATAGGGGCTGTCATCAGGCCCCATTATGGTCGCTTGCCAATGAAACATGTTTTCGGCCACAGGACCTGCAGAACACTGGGCCGGAGGATCTTGAGACATGGCAAGGAATTCCTTGTGGATCCGTTTAAGGGCCATTGACTCCAAACTAGGACGGAACATCTCCTTCAATGGGTGTGCCAACTGGTTGATGGCTCTATTGAACCTAGAGTATAAAGAGAGATAAGAGGATATATGATTAGGCTGAGGGTTAGGTCAAGTTATTAAGGCATTATTCAGAGATGGATGAGGCAGACAGAGCCAAGGGCTCCTCAACTATACCTGAAGATCTTCAAAAACTCATGTAGCTTTGGGTCAGGATCTGGAGAATTCTCTGTAGTTGCTCGAGGCTGAGATGCGGGGAGGCCGAACAACTGCTAGGAGGCCAACAACGACAACTGCCAGAAGACACAGCTCTCCGGAAGGGCCAATAACTCCAGCTGCTGGCGCTATTGTGGGTAAGCACCTTGAATGTCTGGGTTGCTTCTAAGGAATATTCTGTGAGGTCATAGAGAACGTAATGACAAGTCTAAGGAATATTCTGTTGAGGTCATAGAGAACGTAATGACAAGTGATGGGTACATGGGGTCAATGTGGCATCAACATGGGGGTCAGCTTCGCACCAACGTAGGGTAATGTGGGTGGAACATGGAGTCAACATGGGGTCAATATGAGGTCAGCATGCAAATTAGAACAATCTGCTAGAGGAGCATGAGAGCAAGGGGAAAATGACTGAATCTGGCAGTGCCTCAGGGCCTCACTTAGCAATTGCTCTTTGAGCTAATAAGTAGAGTCACAGTGAACCTCTTCTACCCATTCACAATAAATCAGTCATCTCCCCTCTATTCATTATAATGACTTtgctgtaatttttatatttttaagttgaaCACACTACAGCCAtcaattttatatatttcctAAGGATGATATTCTCTAGTGTAAACAACTTTAGAAAATTTAATACCAAGGTAACCCTTTTAAGAGTtttattagttatatttttataaaatttaatgtgaaagtctttaaaaattcaactaTGAAGTTAAAAACATAAGTTTTGATTAAATTCTGACAGCaaatgggtaaaaaaaaataacaatctaTTGTTATTGCTAGCATTGAGAAGCAATCAACCTAATGCCAATATAGTAGTTATACCTAATGTAATAATATAATACTGTATCTGTAGGACAATTTCCTTCAATGGTTaatattgcttttaatttttaaaaagtcctcttGTAAAGAATCTACTCTAGGGcatatttgtctatttattaCTCTTGAGTCTGGCATATTCCCATAACTGTCTGAATGTTTTCCACTGGTACTTATGAAGAGTGCATTTCAGACCCTTTATTTCTCAGTCTTAAGCACATTGACATTGATAATGAACTCAGACAATTTGgaaatgaggaagaggaaaatgggaCAAGAAAGTAGATTCATTTTTGTATTTGGAAAAGTTTTATGAAGTTCAAACACTTGATGCCTTACAATAAGGGTATACTTACTCTCCATAAATAAGCTACATGAACTTACTTTCATTTACAGAACCCTTTTTGTTTGGAAGCAGGGATGTACAGAGAAGCTGCCAAGTCTTTGTAAacaaacaattatttatttactaaaaaGAGGAGTGAAGAAACGGGAAGGTAGGGTACAcactgtagttttctttctttttactcttttttttaatgcttccCTGACTTCCTGGCCTGAAATTACcatgtatgtagaccaggctggcctagatgCCATAGAGATAAATCTGCCACTGCctctaataaaataa comes from the Peromyscus maniculatus bairdii isolate BWxNUB_F1_BW_parent chromosome X, HU_Pman_BW_mat_3.1, whole genome shotgun sequence genome and includes:
- the LOC102922622 gene encoding ubiquitin-conjugating enzyme E2 D2-like; amino-acid sequence: MFRPSLESMALKRIHKEFLAMSQDPPAQCSAGPVAENMFHWQATIMGPDDSPYQGGVFFLTIRFPTNYPFKPPKISFITKIYHPNISKNGSICLDILDSQWSPALTISKVLLSICSLLCDPNPDDPLVPEIARVYRKDLKEYNKLAREWTKRYAI